The Patescibacteria group bacterium sequence TTCGCGCAATTTCCGGGTCATATGTTTGTTCAAAAAGAGGAGGCTTTGCTTCAAAAAGGACGGAGCCATCCTTGCTTTCAACACGCAATAAGCCATAGGGAGTGATTTGTTTTCCTTCTTGAGCAAGCGATGCAAAGCCTGCCACATGTTCTAAAAGCGTGACTTCACCTCCGCCAAGTATGAGTGCAAGGCCATAACGATCAGGGTCTTCAAGAGATGAGTACCCGATTTTTTTGGCAAAATCGACAACAAATGGTACGCCCGTTAAATATAAAAGTTTAACCGATGCAATATTAAGCGAACCGGCAAGCGCCTTGCGCAAGGTGACAGGACCATATTCCTTACCTGAATAGTTGAGAGGTGTATAGGGCTTGGCGCCTGTTGTGTCAAAGTCTGTTTTTAAATCAAATACTATCGTTGAGGGAGTGTATCCTTTTTGAAACGCCGCAGCATATGCAATGGGTTTGAATGACGATCCTGGCTGGCGTTTGCGGAGTACAACATTAACACTTCCGTCAATTGATTCGTCAAAATAATCACGCGAACCCACCATTGCTTTAATTTCACCCGTGCGCGCATCAAGAGAAACAAGTGCAGCATTTGATGCACCAATCGATATATTTTTCTTACCCTGTTTTTCTAGCGCTTCTTGTGCAATCTGTTGCTTGTCGTAATCGAGCGTTGTGGTAATTTTCAATCCCCCTTCTTCCACAACTTTCTCTCCATACATATCAGTGAGGAGTTGCTTGATGTAGAAAACAAAATGAGGCGCCTTAATCGACTGCCTATCTTCTCTGAATATAAGAGGTTGAGCGAGGGCGTCATCTGCCTCGACTTGCGTGATATATCCTTCTTCAACCATGGATTGCAAAATACTCCGTTGGCGCGCAATAAGCTTGTCGCGGTTGTTCCCCCACGGCGAATAGTAGCTCGGAGCTTTTGGAAGCGAAGCTAGAAGCACTGATTCTGACAGCGAGAGACTGTGAACGTCTTTGTCAAAATATGTTTGAGCTGCCGCTTGAACACCGTACGCAGTTGAACCATAAGGTATTTCATTCAGATAGAGCTGGAGAATCTCATCTTTTGTAAAACGGCGCTCTATTTGATATGCCAAAATAAGCTCTTGTATTTTGCGCGTTAGCGTTTTTTTGGATGAAAGGAGAGCGTTTTTAATAAATTGCTGGGTGATCGTCGATCCCCCCTGTGCTGTGCGGCCGCGCAGAATATCTACGGCAAGTGCCCGTAGAATTCCTTTTAAATCAAACCCCTTATGTTGGTAGAATCCCCTATCTTCGGCAACTATTGTTGCGTGCTTAAGCGCTTCAGGAATGTCTTTAAGCGATACAAGTGTTCGTTGCTCATTGCGATGTATATCGTAGAGCAACACTGTTCCTGATCGGTCATATATTTTTGTACTCAGCGGGACTGCGCGATCCATGAGTTTATTTGGATCAGGAAGATTTTTTGAGTAATATGCTATAAGGCCAATAAAAGCCACTGAGCCTATGGCTCCACAAATCCCCATAACCACAAATAGTCGTTTAAGCCATGTGCCGCGACTCACAGATCGCCGAGTGTATTTGAGGGTTGGTTTCTTGCCACCGCTT is a genomic window containing:
- a CDS encoding PBP1A family penicillin-binding protein; this translates as MQISYSYSPSHKSGGKKPTLKYTRRSVSRGTWLKRLFVVMGICGAIGSVAFIGLIAYYSKNLPDPNKLMDRAVPLSTKIYDRSGTVLLYDIHRNEQRTLVSLKDIPEALKHATIVAEDRGFYQHKGFDLKGILRALAVDILRGRTAQGGSTITQQFIKNALLSSKKTLTRKIQELILAYQIERRFTKDEILQLYLNEIPYGSTAYGVQAAAQTYFDKDVHSLSLSESVLLASLPKAPSYYSPWGNNRDKLIARQRSILQSMVEEGYITQVEADDALAQPLIFREDRQSIKAPHFVFYIKQLLTDMYGEKVVEEGGLKITTTLDYDKQQIAQEALEKQGKKNISIGASNAALVSLDARTGEIKAMVGSRDYFDESIDGSVNVVLRKRQPGSSFKPIAYAAAFQKGYTPSTIVFDLKTDFDTTGAKPYTPLNYSGKEYGPVTLRKALAGSLNIASVKLLYLTGVPFVVDFAKKIGYSSLEDPDRYGLALILGGGEVTLLEHVAGFASLAQEGKQITPYGLLRVESKDGSVLFEAKPPLFEQTYDPEIARNITSILSDNSARSYIFGTKNYLTLSDRAVAAKTGTTNDFHDAWTIGYTPSVVTGVWVGNNNNTAMHKGADGSKIAAPIWNEYMKRTLSVDAIESFTQPAPITTGKPILDGEISADEELTVDRITGLAATDTTPLDRIEIRKTRSIHDTLYWVQKDDPRGPAPQQPIQDPQFMSWERGVQEWVKKNPQSLATTLTHPQESGSLQDLPTISIESPLDSENITDNILQARVQVQSSRGIRMVQYFLDNQLLDTVITPPYTLHHTLSGGENGFHTLTALATDVAGGIQSASITLNILLNKKIPVPLISTPSQNQVVQKNVELTFSGSLVIPQGADIAHIKRILAFVSSSSSQNPVTIGSVQNPQSSQWSFLWTTPSQPGDYTLTIQLLDSLNTVISQRSLSVFAP